A single window of Drosophila suzukii chromosome 3, CBGP_Dsuzu_IsoJpt1.0, whole genome shotgun sequence DNA harbors:
- the cmpy gene encoding cysteine-rich motor neuron 1 protein — protein MGGSARGVGRQGQDMLRTRTLRGVGKQRHNKAKLPHRMRPNGSYFGRLNVSALLIYLWCYLLLIMAASGGSNNVVNGLKCYCNPKECDVIRSPDCPGKGLMLWDPCKCCRICAKTLGESCGGPGGFSGQCEPPLQCVTKLPISSGLGVCMDLQHLTALTYSQHDNCSDSDTIVLQPGCEITNKRCQCWPTMRTCLSELTSDGGSPSDSRWHFKNLEDCQLNLQNLIKIEQEFDEDYKISPSKFTYKKLRRKRKSLRKRIIILKD, from the exons ATGGGCGGAAGTGCCAGAGGCGTGGGGCGGCAGGGGCAGGATATGCTACGCACAAGGACGTTGAGGGGGGTTGGCAAACAGCGGCACAACAAAGCCAAACTTCCGCATAGGATGCGACCGAACGGAAGTTATTTTGGCCGCCTGAACGTGAGCGCGCTGCTCATCTACTTGTGGTGCTATCTGCTCCTGATAATGGCAGCATCTGGCGGCAGCAACAACGTGGTAAACGGCCTCAAATGCTACTGCAATCCGAAGGAGTGCGACGTCATCCGCTCGCCCGACTGCCCCGGAAAAGGACTTATGCTCTGGGATCCCTGCAA ATGTTGTCGCATATGCGCCAAAACTTTGGGCGAGTCCTGCGGCGGTCCGGGCGGATTTTCCGGTCAATGTGAGCCGCCCCTGCAGTGTGTGACCAAGCTGCCCATTAGCAGCGGATTGGGCGTGTGCATGG ATTTGCAGCACCTGACCGCCCTGACCTACAGTCAGCACGATAATTGTTCCGACAGCGATACGATTGTTTTGCAGCCGGGCTGCGAGATCACAAACAAACGGTGCCAGTGCTGGCCAACAATGCGCACCTGTCTCAGCGAACTGACCAGCGATGGGGGTTCCCCCAGCGATTCCCGTTGGCACTTCAAGAACCTAGAG GACTGCCAGTTGAACTTGCAAAATCTAATTAAAATCGAACAGGAATTCGATGAAGACTACAAAATCTCACCGAGCAAATTCACATATAAAAAGCTGCGCAGAAAGCGAAAATCGTTGAGAAAACGCAT CATCATTTTGAAGGATTGA
- the LOC108012438 gene encoding uncharacterized protein gives MFFRILVFVILLPLQIGLAKNNYDIVIKSLSCKVVSLKYVNGLECQLLRKRNPVVSARFSVNQTIDHFDMYIIFDLLKKDNTPMNIASLKMDGCNYLGSMYQNNVVGRLFKRLKSVSNLPAGCPVLKGIQYEIRNYTFNSDEFPPGAPQSKWQMRVKMLKRSELAADISLEGAVVYNT, from the exons ATGTTTTTCCGGATTTTAGTTTTCGTTATACTTCTTCCTCTGCAAATCGGTTTGGCAAAG AATAACTATGATATTGTTATCAAATCATTGAGCTGCAAAGTTGTATCTTTGAAATATGTCAATGGATTGGAGTGCCAACTTTTGCGGAAACGGAATCCCGTAGTATCGGCCAGATTTAGTGTGAATCAAACGATAGATCACTTCGATATGTATATTATATTCGATTTGCTAAAGAAAGACAATACCCCCATGAATATTGCGAGTCTCAAGATGGATGGCTGCAATTACTTGGGTTCGATGTATCAAAACAATGTCGTTGGCAGACTGTTCAAAAGACTCAAGTCTGTCAGCAATTTACCAGCTGGTTGTCCTGTTCTAAAG GGAATACAGTACGAGATCCGCAACTATACATTCAATTCGGACGAATTCCCGCCAGGAGCTCCGCAGTCCAAGTGGCAAATGCGAGTGAAAATGCTGAAGCGCTCCGAACTGGCTGCGGACATATCATTGGAGGGCGCTGTGGTCTATAATACGTGA